One segment of Chryseobacterium viscerum DNA contains the following:
- a CDS encoding RsmB/NOP family class I SAM-dependent RNA methyltransferase, translating to MELIHRNLAIGIHDALQETFFEKNKYADKVIERLLKANRKWGSQDRAVVSEIFYNIIRWKKRLEYYMGEGVKPNNIYKLIIAYLLWSKTNYKKFEEFDGIKIADILTKLKKNTVPTKAIEHSIPEWLAETLEKELGAKWEREMTALNEQAPTVLRANSLRTTTRELISDLSDEGVVAFPIKNYPDAVQLEEKKNVFLTTAFKEGLFEVQDASSQKIGYFLDVQEGQRVVDACAGAGGKTLHLAALMKNKGQIVALDIFEWKLAELKRRAKRAGAHNIETRMIADNKVIKRLHEKADRLLIDAPCSGLGVLKRNPDSKWKIDQDFIDRIKKEQQQILQDYSKMLKKGGKMVYATCSILPSENNLQVDEFIKNNPGFRMIKDEKVMPSEGYDGFYMALIERVS from the coding sequence ATGGAACTTATTCACAGAAACTTGGCAATCGGAATTCACGATGCCTTACAGGAGACATTTTTTGAGAAAAACAAATATGCAGATAAAGTTATTGAAAGACTTTTGAAAGCAAACAGAAAATGGGGAAGCCAGGACAGAGCCGTTGTTTCTGAAATTTTTTACAATATCATCCGTTGGAAAAAACGCCTTGAATACTATATGGGTGAAGGGGTGAAACCCAACAATATCTACAAACTGATCATTGCATATTTACTTTGGAGTAAAACCAATTATAAAAAATTTGAAGAATTTGACGGAATCAAAATTGCCGACATTCTTACCAAGCTTAAAAAGAATACAGTTCCTACAAAAGCAATAGAACATTCTATCCCTGAATGGCTTGCTGAAACACTTGAAAAAGAACTTGGAGCCAAATGGGAAAGAGAAATGACTGCTTTGAATGAGCAGGCACCTACCGTTTTAAGAGCAAATTCTTTAAGAACAACAACAAGGGAACTTATTTCTGACCTTTCTGATGAGGGTGTTGTTGCTTTCCCTATTAAAAATTATCCTGATGCTGTTCAATTAGAAGAGAAGAAAAACGTTTTTCTTACAACAGCTTTTAAAGAAGGATTATTTGAAGTTCAGGATGCTTCTTCTCAAAAGATCGGTTATTTCCTTGATGTACAGGAAGGACAAAGAGTAGTAGATGCGTGTGCAGGTGCAGGAGGAAAAACACTTCACTTAGCAGCGTTAATGAAAAACAAAGGTCAGATTGTTGCCCTGGATATTTTCGAGTGGAAACTTGCTGAATTGAAGCGTCGCGCCAAAAGAGCTGGAGCTCATAATATTGAAACCCGTATGATTGCTGACAATAAAGTAATCAAACGTCTTCATGAAAAGGCTGACAGACTTCTGATTGATGCACCATGTTCAGGTCTTGGAGTTTTGAAAAGAAACCCAGACAGTAAGTGGAAAATTGATCAGGACTTTATTGACAGAATTAAAAAGGAACAACAGCAAATCCTTCAGGACTATTCTAAAATGCTTAAAAAAGGAGGAAAAATGGTATACGCTACCTGTTCTATCCTTCCTTCTGAAAACAATCTGCAGGTAGATGAATTCATCAAAAATAATCCTGGATTCAGAATGATTAAAGATGAAAAAGTAATGCCTAGCGAAGGCTATGACGGATTCTATATGGCTTTGATTGAGAGAGTTTCTTAA
- a CDS encoding GLPGLI family protein, translating into MHTRIVFNFLAVFLYCLFSAQTYEIQYTSSYNGKTTADQPSTIIWVNEKENYILNSTIKEQKSSFPYEITKVEKPSNTIISYAFLKPESIISTSDAESVGKQDFELTNETKKILGYNCKKAVTKVNSNTIEVWYTNDLKLKGGPSVLGQNLGLVLEVERNKNSLITAGSIKKIKNTGIENILKGNIQTTDQLGYKDLLWKSRFTTLNIFENETINFSDASKSDDQIKRYANGTIILKKVKFPAITEGENIFVELKQQSNGDAYDRTGTVFFIPQDKEKSFFDGLEKGAKTLPVYENGNGKQYYGVTTTDSYSPAMEMMRFFTAFGIQKFNHIQLKGKNWQTISPYRQDITELKPALSGKELWVGTFIGNYDKGGHKVSLDITIHKSDQTVNKNNTAIPLFNTLNIMEMAGQDYSTMFNQDKGLLVNFTLNKDLKNAQLRYTTTGHGGWENGDEFVPKANSIFVDGNLIFSFTPWRTDCGSYRLYNPASGNFQDGLSSSDLSRSNWCPGTVTNPNFIPLGDLKAGKHTVQIKIPQGASEGTSFSSWNVSGTLLGVQ; encoded by the coding sequence ATGCACACAAGAATTGTTTTCAATTTTCTCGCTGTTTTTTTATACTGTCTGTTTTCTGCACAGACCTATGAAATTCAATATACCAGTTCATATAACGGAAAAACTACTGCTGATCAACCCTCCACCATTATTTGGGTTAATGAGAAAGAAAATTACATTCTCAACAGTACTATCAAAGAGCAAAAAAGCAGCTTCCCTTATGAAATCACTAAGGTAGAAAAGCCTTCAAATACAATTATTTCATATGCTTTTTTAAAACCTGAATCCATTATTTCAACATCGGATGCTGAGTCTGTAGGGAAACAGGATTTTGAACTTACCAATGAAACCAAAAAGATTTTAGGATATAACTGTAAAAAAGCAGTTACCAAGGTCAATTCAAACACCATTGAAGTCTGGTACACTAATGATTTGAAGCTAAAAGGCGGGCCTTCTGTTTTAGGACAGAATTTAGGATTGGTTCTGGAAGTCGAAAGAAATAAAAATTCCTTAATTACGGCCGGTTCGATCAAAAAAATTAAGAATACGGGAATTGAAAATATTCTAAAAGGAAACATACAGACAACAGATCAGTTGGGGTATAAAGATTTGCTTTGGAAAAGCAGATTTACTACGCTGAATATTTTTGAAAATGAAACCATTAATTTCTCTGATGCCTCAAAATCTGATGACCAGATAAAAAGATATGCCAACGGAACCATCATTCTTAAAAAAGTAAAATTCCCTGCGATTACAGAAGGAGAAAATATTTTTGTAGAACTGAAACAACAGTCGAACGGAGATGCCTATGACAGAACCGGAACTGTATTTTTCATTCCTCAGGATAAAGAAAAATCTTTTTTTGATGGATTGGAAAAAGGAGCCAAGACACTTCCTGTCTACGAAAATGGAAACGGAAAGCAATATTACGGAGTAACAACCACAGACAGTTATAGCCCTGCCATGGAAATGATGAGATTCTTTACCGCTTTTGGAATCCAGAAGTTTAATCATATTCAGCTTAAAGGAAAAAACTGGCAGACCATCAGCCCTTACCGACAAGATATCACAGAGCTAAAACCTGCATTATCAGGAAAAGAACTTTGGGTGGGTACATTTATTGGCAACTATGACAAAGGAGGACATAAAGTGAGTCTTGACATCACCATTCACAAAAGTGACCAGACAGTTAATAAAAACAATACAGCGATACCCTTATTCAATACTTTAAACATTATGGAAATGGCCGGACAGGACTACTCTACGATGTTCAATCAGGATAAAGGGCTTCTCGTTAATTTCACTTTAAATAAAGATTTAAAAAACGCTCAGCTAAGATATACCACTACCGGACACGGAGGTTGGGAAAATGGGGATGAATTTGTTCCTAAAGCCAATTCTATTTTTGTTGATGGAAATCTGATATTTTCATTCACCCCATGGAGAACAGACTGCGGTTCATACCGTTTGTACAATCCGGCTTCAGGAAATTTCCAGGACGGACTTTCTTCATCAGATCTCAGCAGATCAAACTGGTGCCCGGGAACGGTTACCAATCCTAACTTCATTCCTCTTGGAGACTTGAAAGCAGGAAAACATACAGTTCAGATAAAAATTCCTCAGGGAGCTTCCGAAGGCACAAGTTTCAGCTCATGGAATGTTTCGGGAACGTTACTTGGGGTACAATAA